A genomic window from Paenibacillus sp. FSL K6-0276 includes:
- a CDS encoding glycosyltransferase family 2 protein: MDSVTSVLGGPGSYPISAVIIAQDDEIRIAKAIQSCRLFADEVVVIDGGSKDGTVELSESLNCRVFVNPWPGYAKQREFGVERAVHDWVFLIDTDEIVSDELAANILERKKVLTDPTAAYSIYRIGDFLGRWLNHGEYLVRLYNRKQYGILNSLVHERPEVSEERTVRLNGTLWHQGFRSINDHVMRFNKYTDLEAQSAYLSGKPFRLSRLLVRPPARFVQQYFVHGLFKKGISGFAVAVFWVMYEFMVGFKHYELNHSAKLAQHNAEGQAEPEKKGERSYAVQ, from the coding sequence ATGGATTCAGTGACAAGCGTGTTAGGCGGCCCCGGCAGTTATCCAATCTCGGCCGTTATCATTGCTCAAGATGACGAAATTCGAATAGCCAAAGCCATTCAGTCCTGTAGGCTATTTGCTGACGAGGTGGTTGTCATCGACGGAGGTAGCAAGGATGGGACGGTGGAGTTATCCGAAAGCTTGAATTGCCGGGTATTCGTCAACCCATGGCCCGGATATGCGAAGCAGAGAGAATTCGGAGTGGAACGCGCCGTCCATGATTGGGTCTTTCTTATTGATACCGACGAGATTGTCAGTGATGAACTGGCCGCAAATATTCTTGAACGAAAGAAAGTGCTCACAGACCCAACCGCTGCTTATTCCATCTACCGGATCGGTGATTTTCTCGGAAGATGGCTGAATCACGGAGAATACCTAGTACGCCTTTATAATCGTAAGCAATATGGCATTCTTAACAGCTTGGTGCACGAAAGACCTGAGGTATCTGAAGAACGGACCGTCCGATTAAACGGAACACTCTGGCATCAGGGATTCCGCAGCATTAATGATCATGTGATGCGATTTAATAAATACACGGATCTGGAAGCTCAAAGCGCTTATCTCAGCGGCAAGCCTTTTCGACTTAGTCGGCTGCTCGTACGTCCACCAGCTCGCTTTGTTCAGCAGTATTTTGTGCACGGATTGTTCAAGAAAGGGATATCAGGTTTCGCGGTCGCTGTATTCTGGGTGATGTATGAATTCATGGTCGGCTTCAAGCATTACGAATTGAATCACTCCGCTAAGCTAGCTCAGCACAATGCGGAAGGGCAAGCCGAGCCAGAGAAAAAGGGGGAGAGAAGTTATGCCGTACAGTGA
- a CDS encoding glycosyltransferase family 4 protein translates to MPYSDGLNIMTTGLSWPSLQPGGLNTYFKSVCEQLSSRNKVHALICSLETPSTPEELKIHNAGDPKDGIWKRKDDFQRKAADLMGEGSGRIDILYTHFAPYGIGPALEAKKRGIPVIMTFHGPWNEEMKMEGRGIKHRVKSTIAKNIEHRAYKLADKFIVLSETFRDMLHKLHGVPLHKIIVIPGAANVERFVPAPNRLAIRRTLNLPEGATTVLTVRRLVNRMGLLQLLEAWKQVSERFPNAILLIGGKGPLRGELEEKIADYGLSSKVRLLGFIPDHELVSYYQAADLFVVPSQALEGFGLITVEAMASGLPVMATPIGGNKEILAGFRPELLFKSAASEDMAEGMIHMLSNRKLLPSRDECREHVLEKYTWERVTDQVESVFLTALGDEVATKC, encoded by the coding sequence ATGCCGTACAGTGACGGATTGAATATTATGACGACTGGTCTTAGCTGGCCATCGCTACAGCCGGGTGGACTCAATACGTATTTCAAATCCGTTTGCGAGCAGCTCTCTTCACGCAACAAGGTACACGCCTTAATCTGTAGTCTAGAAACACCGTCTACCCCGGAAGAGTTAAAGATCCATAATGCAGGGGATCCAAAGGATGGGATCTGGAAACGGAAGGATGACTTTCAGCGCAAGGCGGCGGATCTAATGGGAGAAGGGAGTGGGCGTATAGACATTCTATACACACACTTTGCACCCTATGGTATCGGACCCGCATTGGAAGCTAAGAAACGTGGAATTCCAGTAATCATGACCTTTCATGGACCTTGGAATGAGGAAATGAAGATGGAGGGGCGCGGCATTAAACATCGGGTCAAGAGCACGATTGCCAAAAACATTGAACATAGAGCCTATAAGCTGGCAGATAAATTTATTGTTCTGAGCGAGACGTTCCGTGACATGCTTCATAAGCTCCATGGCGTGCCATTACACAAAATCATAGTTATCCCGGGAGCGGCTAATGTAGAACGTTTCGTTCCTGCTCCCAATCGGCTAGCAATCCGCAGAACCTTGAATTTACCTGAGGGTGCAACGACGGTGTTAACCGTAAGACGTCTGGTAAATCGGATGGGACTGCTTCAATTGCTTGAAGCTTGGAAGCAGGTGTCCGAACGTTTCCCGAATGCAATTCTGCTTATTGGGGGTAAAGGCCCACTACGCGGGGAATTGGAAGAAAAGATCGCTGATTATGGCTTAAGCAGTAAAGTAAGGCTGCTGGGTTTCATTCCGGATCATGAACTGGTTTCTTATTATCAAGCTGCGGATTTGTTCGTAGTTCCCTCACAAGCACTGGAAGGCTTCGGTCTGATCACTGTGGAGGCCATGGCCTCGGGATTGCCAGTAATGGCTACACCGATCGGTGGGAACAAGGAGATATTGGCAGGCTTTAGACCGGAGCTTCTGTTCAAAAGTGCAGCGAGCGAGGATATGGCTGAAGGCATGATTCATATGTTAAGCAACCGAAAGTTGCTTCCGAGCCGTGATGAATGCAGGGAACATGTTCTGGAGAAATACACCTGGGAGCGTGTCACTGACCAAGTGGAGTCTGTATTCCTAACTGCATTAGGAGATGAGGTGGCAACAAAATGCTAA